In the genome of Sphingomonas naphthae, one region contains:
- a CDS encoding muconate/chloromuconate family cycloisomerase, with protein MASICQVDTLIIDVPTIRPHILAMATMHQQSIVIVRLRDSDGIEGIGEGTTIGGLSYGEESPESIKLAIDTYIAPLILNAGTVGVSALMRRVGKMVRGNHIAKCAVETALLDLAGKRLGVPVSELIGGGRVRESLPVAWTLASGDTARDIAEAEAMLDQRRHRIFKLKIGKRAVADDVAHVGAICRALGDRASVRVDVNQNWDEAQADRGMGMLFDVGVDLVEQPIARDALPAMARLSARHTIPLMADEALHGPRDAFAIAATAGARIFAVKIAQSGGLHAANDVARIAEAAGIGLYGGTMLEAGVGTAASAQLFATFPSLAWGTELFGPLLLTEELLAEPLAYADFELAVPTGPGIGVSLDEDKVARLRRDRTAPILHAVGGRA; from the coding sequence ATGGCCAGTATCTGCCAGGTCGATACCCTGATTATCGATGTGCCGACCATCCGGCCGCACATCCTCGCGATGGCGACGATGCACCAGCAATCGATCGTGATCGTCCGCCTGCGCGATTCCGATGGGATCGAGGGCATCGGCGAGGGCACGACGATCGGCGGCCTCAGCTATGGCGAGGAGAGCCCCGAAAGCATCAAACTGGCGATCGACACCTATATCGCGCCGCTGATCCTGAACGCCGGCACGGTCGGCGTGTCCGCGCTGATGCGGCGGGTCGGCAAGATGGTGCGTGGCAACCATATCGCCAAATGCGCAGTGGAGACGGCGCTGCTGGACCTGGCCGGCAAGCGGCTGGGCGTCCCGGTGTCCGAACTGATCGGCGGCGGGCGGGTGCGCGAGTCTCTGCCGGTGGCGTGGACGCTCGCCAGCGGCGACACGGCGCGCGACATCGCGGAGGCCGAGGCGATGCTCGACCAGCGCCGCCACCGCATCTTCAAGCTGAAGATCGGCAAGCGCGCGGTGGCGGACGATGTCGCCCATGTCGGCGCGATCTGCCGCGCGCTGGGTGACCGGGCGAGCGTGCGGGTCGACGTCAACCAGAATTGGGACGAGGCGCAGGCCGATCGCGGCATGGGGATGCTGTTCGACGTGGGCGTCGATCTGGTCGAGCAGCCGATCGCGCGCGATGCCCTGCCGGCGATGGCGCGGCTCTCGGCGCGCCACACCATTCCGCTGATGGCGGACGAGGCGCTGCACGGCCCGCGCGACGCCTTCGCCATCGCCGCCACCGCCGGCGCGCGCATCTTCGCGGTCAAGATCGCCCAGTCGGGCGGGCTCCATGCCGCCAACGATGTGGCGCGGATCGCCGAGGCGGCGGGGATCGGCCTGTATGGCGGCACGATGCTGGAGGCCGGCGTCGGCACCGCCGCCTCCGCGCAGCTGTTCGCGACCTTCCCGAGCCTCGCCTGGGGCACCGAATTGTTCGGCCCGCTGCTGCTGACCGAGGAACTCCTCGCCGAGCCGCTGGCCTATGCCGATTTCGAGCTGGCCGTGCCGACCGGGCCGGGCATCGGCGTGTCGCTCGACGAGGACAAGGTGGCGCGCCTGCGTCGCGACCGCACCGCGCCGATCCTCCACGCCGTCGGTGGGAGGGCCTGA
- a CDS encoding GumC family protein: MAAAAGFADGISAEEESGIDLGGVLRFLRRRWAWILGTAVVVALVAGLALLQVTPRYSATASVAVQTQKTQVVDIQDVVQGLTPDVATMETQASILRSMRLSELVMNRLKLDTDPEFNPTLKQTTGFRLLKPSTWFGSAPEPVLTTYQKARIRSSIIARVQKAFGIAPVLKSYVINIAATSEDPEKSAAMANTLADLYISDGIEAKYDATKRASAYLESRVEELRQAAVESDRQVEAYRGSARLVSSDMGTVDTQQLSEINSQLILARSERAAKEAQLNQLRSLTSRGGNGVDTAAAVISSPLVQALRQQESEVVRKLGDLQATYGDRHPRIINAQSELRDLRSKIEDEVRKLAAATSNEVQVARAREGTLSGSLGSIEGRVVRGGQASVRLRELQREADANRGIYETFLNRLKETRQQVDVQTADSRIISSANVPVRPSFPQVGQTLALALVGGMIAGIVLSLGLERLDNTVRGADAVEAIGGGTTLAFIPIVKGDYDRPEDIVIERPQAMAAESLRTLRSAIALSDVDTPPKVVMLSSSVPAEGKTFVSTGLARVSAQSGLRTIIIDADMRHPRVHHAFGMENKAGLVQVLSGETSLASVLQRDAGTGVDVLSAGHGAVNPPDLLRSHHMEQLVQRLRDTYDFVVIDTPPFTPMTDSQIVSRLVDKMLLVVRWGHTPVPVVQTTLRQVHRIGAPLVGSVLSQVNLQRQATYGYGDYGYHYSRYGAYYGASA; the protein is encoded by the coding sequence ATGGCGGCTGCGGCGGGGTTTGCGGATGGTATTTCCGCAGAAGAGGAATCGGGCATCGATCTCGGCGGGGTGCTGCGGTTCCTCCGCCGCCGCTGGGCCTGGATCCTCGGCACCGCCGTCGTCGTCGCGCTGGTCGCGGGGCTCGCCCTCCTTCAGGTGACGCCCCGCTATTCCGCGACCGCCTCGGTCGCGGTGCAGACCCAGAAGACCCAGGTCGTCGACATCCAGGACGTCGTGCAGGGCCTGACTCCCGATGTCGCGACGATGGAAACTCAGGCGTCGATCCTCCGGTCGATGCGCCTGTCGGAGCTGGTGATGAACCGGCTGAAGCTGGACACCGATCCCGAATTCAACCCGACGCTGAAGCAGACCACCGGCTTCCGCCTGCTGAAGCCCTCGACGTGGTTCGGCTCGGCGCCCGAGCCGGTGCTGACGACCTATCAGAAGGCGCGCATCCGTTCGTCGATCATCGCGCGGGTGCAGAAGGCATTCGGCATCGCGCCGGTGCTGAAATCCTACGTCATCAACATTGCCGCCACGTCCGAGGACCCGGAGAAGTCGGCGGCGATGGCGAACACGCTGGCCGATCTCTACATCAGCGACGGCATCGAGGCGAAATATGACGCGACCAAGCGCGCGTCGGCCTATCTCGAATCGCGCGTCGAGGAACTGCGCCAGGCAGCGGTCGAATCGGATCGGCAGGTCGAGGCCTATCGCGGTTCGGCGCGGCTGGTCAGCAGCGACATGGGCACGGTCGATACCCAGCAGCTGTCCGAGATCAACTCGCAGCTCATCCTCGCCCGGTCGGAGCGCGCCGCCAAGGAAGCGCAGCTCAACCAGCTTCGCAGCCTGACGTCGCGCGGCGGCAATGGCGTCGATACGGCGGCGGCGGTGATCTCTTCGCCGCTCGTCCAGGCGCTGCGCCAGCAGGAGAGCGAGGTCGTCCGCAAGCTCGGCGATCTTCAGGCGACCTATGGCGATCGCCACCCGCGCATCATCAACGCCCAGTCCGAATTGCGTGACCTGCGCTCGAAGATCGAGGACGAGGTGCGCAAGCTGGCCGCCGCCACCTCCAACGAGGTGCAGGTCGCCCGCGCCCGCGAAGGCACGCTGTCCGGTAGCCTCGGTTCGATCGAGGGCCGCGTCGTGCGCGGCGGCCAGGCGAGCGTGCGGCTGCGCGAATTGCAGCGCGAGGCCGACGCCAATCGCGGCATCTACGAAACCTTCCTCAACCGCCTGAAGGAAACCCGCCAGCAGGTGGACGTGCAGACGGCGGATTCGCGGATCATCTCTTCGGCCAACGTGCCGGTGCGCCCGTCCTTCCCGCAGGTGGGGCAGACGCTGGCGCTGGCGCTGGTCGGCGGCATGATCGCCGGCATCGTCCTGTCGCTCGGCCTCGAGCGGCTCGACAATACGGTGCGCGGGGCCGACGCGGTCGAGGCGATCGGCGGCGGCACCACGCTTGCCTTCATCCCGATCGTGAAGGGCGATTACGACCGGCCCGAGGATATCGTGATCGAGCGGCCGCAGGCGATGGCGGCGGAATCACTCAGAACCCTGCGCAGCGCGATCGCCCTTTCCGACGTGGATACGCCGCCCAAGGTGGTGATGCTCTCCTCGTCGGTGCCGGCCGAGGGCAAGACCTTCGTGTCGACCGGCCTGGCCCGCGTGTCGGCGCAATCGGGCCTGCGCACGATCATCATCGACGCCGATATGCGCCACCCGCGCGTCCACCATGCCTTCGGCATGGAGAACAAGGCCGGGCTGGTGCAGGTGCTGAGCGGCGAGACCTCGCTGGCGAGCGTCCTCCAGCGCGACGCCGGCACGGGCGTGGACGTGCTGAGCGCGGGGCATGGCGCGGTCAATCCGCCCGATCTGCTGCGCTCGCACCATATGGAGCAGCTCGTCCAGCGGCTGCGCGACACCTATGATTTCGTGGTGATCGACACGCCGCCGTTCACCCCGATGACCGACAGCCAGATCGTGTCGCGCCTCGTCGACAAGATGCTGCTCGTCGTCCGCTGGGGCCATACGCCGGTGCCGGTGGTGCAGACGACCCTGCGCCAGGTCCACCGCATCGGCGCGCCGCTCGTCGGCTCGGTGCTCAGCCAGGTCAATCTCCAGCGCCAGGCCACCTATGGCTATGGCGACTATGGCTACCATTATTCGCGCTACGGCGCTTATTATGGCGCTTCGGCCTAG
- a CDS encoding LysR family transcriptional regulator, with the protein MYSKIGSGSDRARSLEVFIAIVDCGSFSAAGRQLGLTPSAISRAIDRIEARLGVRLLLRSTRALSLTAEGQAYLLSARRILSDLDEAEQHIADQGAPRGRLRVSAALSHGRLCIVPLLGEFVRRHPHILVDIALNDTIVDIAAGEADVAIRFGPLADSALTARKLGENGRVIVASPHYLDRHGIPAVPEDLLTHNCLNFDFRRVEPVWPFVREGQEFCLSVKGNIEANNGETLGQLAAIGIGIARVGAFSVSAELADGRLVTILDDFNPGDVELIHAVFVGGANTPARVRAFVDFLAERL; encoded by the coding sequence TTGTATTCAAAGATCGGCTCAGGATCGGATCGCGCCCGCTCGCTTGAGGTCTTTATCGCGATCGTCGATTGCGGCAGCTTCTCGGCGGCCGGGCGGCAGCTGGGGCTTACCCCTTCGGCAATCAGCCGTGCGATCGATCGGATCGAGGCGCGTCTCGGCGTGCGGTTGCTCCTACGCTCGACCCGGGCGCTGTCCCTCACGGCGGAAGGCCAGGCCTACCTCCTGTCGGCGCGGCGGATCCTCTCCGATCTCGACGAGGCCGAGCAGCATATCGCCGATCAGGGCGCGCCACGAGGGAGGCTGCGCGTCAGCGCTGCGCTGTCTCACGGAAGGCTATGCATCGTCCCGCTGTTGGGCGAGTTCGTCAGGCGCCATCCGCATATTCTCGTGGATATCGCGCTCAACGATACGATCGTCGATATCGCCGCCGGCGAGGCGGACGTCGCGATCCGCTTCGGGCCACTGGCCGACAGTGCGCTCACCGCGCGCAAGCTGGGCGAGAATGGTCGCGTGATCGTCGCGTCGCCGCACTATCTCGATCGACACGGCATCCCGGCAGTGCCCGAGGATCTGCTCACCCATAATTGCCTGAATTTCGATTTTCGCCGGGTCGAGCCGGTGTGGCCGTTCGTGCGGGAAGGCCAGGAATTCTGCCTGTCGGTGAAGGGCAACATCGAGGCCAACAACGGGGAAACGCTCGGCCAACTCGCCGCGATCGGGATCGGGATCGCCCGTGTCGGCGCGTTCAGCGTTTCAGCCGAGCTTGCCGATGGACGACTCGTCACGATCCTCGACGATTTCAATCCCGGTGATGTCGAGCTGATTCATGCGGTTTTCGTCGGCGGCGCCAACACCCCCGCGCGCGTCAGGGCGTTTGTCGATTTTCTGGCGGAGCGACTATAG
- the catC gene encoding muconolactone Delta-isomerase, which yields MLFMVEMDVNIPLGFDADEAARLKAAEKARFQELQAAGTWRHIWRVVGRYANVSIFDVADNAALHDLLTTLPLFPFMTMRVTALCRHPSSAHDDDR from the coding sequence ATGCTGTTCATGGTCGAGATGGACGTGAATATCCCGCTGGGCTTCGATGCCGACGAGGCCGCCCGGCTGAAGGCGGCGGAGAAGGCGCGTTTTCAGGAACTTCAGGCCGCTGGCACCTGGCGCCACATCTGGCGGGTCGTCGGCCGCTACGCGAACGTCAGCATCTTCGACGTGGCCGACAATGCCGCGCTGCACGACCTGCTGACCACGCTCCCTCTGTTTCCCTTCATGACGATGCGGGTGACCGCGCTCTGCCGACACCCCTCATCGGCCCACGACGACGATCGCTGA
- a CDS encoding O-antigen ligase family protein codes for MSEALADLPIADAAVESRESRRSARWPWFGFMALVALLPLPFGGNTPWAWSFAGLIASALMLVWALLAMRGRAPVAWRGALLVPLLLFALVVVWILVQTLAPVPEGLANPIWQMASEVLGASLPRRISADPEGGMVGLIHLLTNAAVFWIALQYGRDRDRAETLLEWIVLASLGYAIYGLINYFAGNDTLLFLTRTNYRGDVTGTFINRNTYATYAGVTLLAAIVLAIRHYRTKYRVSDPSLSRAGRSVEAMGGPAAVYATAAVVIAMAWLQSHSRMGFASTAAATVALLALLRLTGIIRGWLILLLLAVAAGIGLLMVSGAGLIERLDATSSFDRAPLFDDVRAMIGSTPWIGSGYGSFASVFPLFRQPLLATGGDITQAHNTYYELCAEMGIPATILLVGAVAWLAALCLIGGIRRTRDQVIPIVAFAATVLVGLHATTDFSLQIPGMVVTYMAILGVGVAQSWSPEQRRRGTSR; via the coding sequence ATGAGCGAGGCGCTCGCCGATCTTCCGATCGCGGATGCCGCCGTCGAGAGCCGCGAGAGCCGCCGCTCGGCGCGCTGGCCGTGGTTCGGCTTCATGGCCCTCGTCGCGCTGCTGCCGCTGCCGTTCGGCGGCAACACCCCCTGGGCATGGAGCTTCGCCGGGTTGATCGCCTCGGCCCTGATGCTGGTGTGGGCGCTGCTCGCGATGCGCGGCCGCGCGCCGGTGGCGTGGCGCGGTGCGCTGCTCGTGCCCTTGCTGCTGTTCGCGCTGGTGGTGGTGTGGATCCTCGTCCAGACGCTGGCGCCGGTGCCCGAGGGCCTGGCCAATCCGATCTGGCAGATGGCGTCGGAGGTGCTGGGTGCCAGCCTTCCGCGGCGGATCAGCGCCGATCCCGAAGGCGGGATGGTCGGGCTGATCCACCTGCTCACCAATGCGGCGGTGTTCTGGATCGCGCTGCAATATGGCCGCGATCGCGATCGGGCGGAGACGCTGCTGGAATGGATCGTCCTCGCCTCGCTCGGCTATGCGATCTACGGCCTCATCAACTACTTCGCCGGCAACGACACCTTGCTGTTCCTGACGCGCACCAACTATCGCGGCGACGTCACGGGCACGTTCATCAACCGCAACACCTATGCGACCTATGCGGGCGTGACGCTGCTAGCCGCGATTGTGCTGGCGATCCGCCATTACCGCACCAAATATCGCGTGTCCGATCCGTCACTGAGCCGGGCGGGGCGGAGCGTGGAGGCGATGGGCGGGCCGGCGGCGGTCTATGCGACGGCGGCGGTGGTGATCGCGATGGCGTGGCTCCAATCGCACTCGCGCATGGGCTTCGCCTCGACGGCGGCGGCGACGGTGGCGTTGCTGGCGCTGCTGCGGCTGACCGGCATCATCCGGGGCTGGCTGATCCTGCTGCTGCTGGCGGTGGCGGCGGGCATCGGCCTGTTGATGGTGAGCGGGGCCGGGCTGATCGAGCGGCTGGACGCGACATCGAGCTTCGATCGCGCGCCATTGTTCGACGATGTGCGGGCGATGATCGGCAGCACGCCGTGGATCGGATCGGGCTACGGCAGCTTCGCCAGCGTCTTCCCGCTGTTCCGCCAGCCACTGCTGGCGACCGGCGGCGACATCACCCAGGCGCACAACACCTATTACGAACTGTGCGCCGAGATGGGCATTCCGGCGACGATCCTGCTGGTGGGCGCGGTCGCGTGGCTGGCGGCGCTGTGCCTGATCGGCGGCATCCGCCGGACCCGCGACCAGGTGATCCCGATCGTCGCCTTCGCCGCGACGGTGCTGGTGGGCCTGCACGCGACGACCGATTTCAGCCTCCAGATCCCCGGCATGGTCGTGACCTATATGGCGATCCTGGGCGTGGGCGTGGCCCAGAGTTGGAGCCCGGAGCAGCGGCGGCGGGGGACCTCGCGGTAG
- a CDS encoding LysR family transcriptional regulator, with protein sequence MDLRHLRYFVTVAAERNFNRAAEKLHIAQPPLSRAIQQLEAELGAELIDRTARPLKLTNVGHLFHEQAVQVLRRMDDMRTMMSAAVSSERRRFTMGFVSSTIYARLPELIREFRGEAPDVELVLVESVTFDQIAALKDGRIDVGFGRIRFEDPAVRRTILRNERLVVALPAGSPLAQETTPISLADLAAQPLILYPRFPRPSYADQVLSLFHDHGIEPKVVYEARELQIAIGLVAAEEGIAIIPESVRRSRTEDVRYRDLVEPATSPIIMSQRVGDTSPELRLMARIIARKYAEWGYAVPESLLV encoded by the coding sequence ATGGATCTGCGACATCTCCGCTATTTCGTGACGGTCGCCGCCGAGCGGAACTTCAACCGCGCGGCCGAGAAGCTGCATATCGCCCAGCCCCCGCTCAGCCGCGCCATCCAGCAGCTCGAGGCGGAACTGGGCGCCGAACTGATCGACCGCACCGCCCGCCCGCTCAAGCTCACCAACGTCGGCCACCTGTTCCACGAACAGGCCGTGCAGGTGCTGCGGCGGATGGACGACATGCGCACGATGATGAGCGCGGCCGTCTCGTCGGAGCGGCGGCGCTTCACGATGGGCTTCGTCTCCTCGACGATCTACGCCCGCCTGCCCGAACTCATCCGCGAGTTTCGCGGCGAGGCGCCGGATGTCGAGTTGGTGCTGGTGGAGAGCGTGACGTTCGACCAGATCGCCGCGCTGAAGGACGGGCGGATCGATGTCGGCTTCGGCCGCATCCGCTTCGAGGATCCCGCCGTCCGCCGCACGATCCTCCGCAACGAACGGCTGGTCGTCGCCCTCCCCGCCGGCAGCCCGCTGGCGCAGGAAACGACGCCCATCTCGCTGGCCGACCTCGCCGCCCAGCCGCTGATCCTCTACCCGCGCTTTCCCCGGCCGAGCTACGCCGATCAGGTGCTGTCGCTGTTCCACGACCACGGTATCGAACCCAAGGTGGTCTACGAGGCGCGTGAACTCCAGATCGCGATCGGCCTGGTCGCCGCCGAGGAGGGCATCGCCATCATCCCCGAATCCGTCCGCCGCTCCCGCACCGAAGACGTCCGCTACCGCGATCTCGTCGAGCCGGCCACCAGCCCGATCATCATGAGCCAGAGGGTCGGCGACACCTCCCCCGAACTCCGCCTGATGGCGCGGATCATCGCCCGCAAATATGCGGAATGGGGCTATGCGGTGCCGGAGTCACTGCTCGTTTAA
- a CDS encoding outer membrane beta-barrel protein: MRASARLLASIALVAAPIGIAQAQVLPTTPADSNDVSALPNRPAPERNDARAQDRATQSLDPIGAHFGSFTAFPKIEGGLIYDSNIYGLERETDDMIAKISPSLTIQGDTGVYKGTLRVALDRYQYFNRTLENRTDYAIGGNHSLEVAPETFLTANGAFSFNHEDRGDPNALATNLRPTEYYLYELGAGFARDLSTFRVGLDGGFKRYDYNNARQIGGGITNFQDRDRNQYKVAGRAGFEFSPGYTFVARAVWDKVDYDRKFNGQGFQRSSDGFRLSGGVGFELSQLLTGEVYGGWLRRNYDDARYPTISKPLFGGALTWYPTELTTVNVNVDRSVDETLAPGFSGYTTTSFSLNWTHELTRTFQLNGGGRYGHLNYGLSSIGTVDRSDDTYGLNVGIRYILNRNIYTSLGYDYSARQSTAVGVGSDFKRHKVLATVGIQM; this comes from the coding sequence ATGCGCGCGTCCGCTCGCCTTCTTGCCTCGATCGCTCTTGTCGCCGCCCCCATCGGCATCGCACAGGCGCAGGTTCTGCCGACCACGCCGGCGGACTCCAACGACGTGTCGGCGCTGCCGAACCGTCCCGCGCCGGAGCGCAACGACGCTCGTGCCCAGGATCGTGCGACCCAGTCGCTCGATCCCATCGGTGCGCATTTCGGTTCGTTCACGGCCTTCCCGAAGATCGAAGGCGGGCTGATCTACGACAGCAACATCTACGGTCTCGAGCGCGAGACCGACGACATGATCGCCAAGATCTCGCCGAGCCTGACGATCCAGGGCGACACGGGTGTCTACAAGGGCACGCTGCGGGTGGCGCTCGATCGCTATCAATATTTCAACCGCACGCTGGAAAACCGCACCGATTACGCGATCGGCGGCAATCACAGCCTGGAGGTCGCGCCCGAGACGTTCCTGACCGCCAACGGCGCGTTCAGCTTCAACCATGAAGATCGCGGTGATCCGAATGCGCTGGCGACCAACCTGCGCCCGACCGAATATTATCTGTACGAGCTTGGCGCCGGCTTCGCGCGCGATCTGTCGACCTTCCGCGTCGGCCTCGATGGCGGCTTCAAGAGGTACGATTACAACAACGCCCGCCAGATCGGCGGCGGCATCACCAATTTCCAGGATCGCGATCGCAACCAGTATAAGGTCGCGGGTCGCGCCGGCTTCGAATTCTCGCCCGGCTACACCTTTGTGGCGCGCGCCGTGTGGGACAAGGTCGATTATGATCGCAAGTTCAACGGCCAGGGCTTCCAGCGGTCGTCGGACGGCTTCCGGCTTTCGGGCGGCGTCGGCTTCGAGCTGAGCCAGTTGCTGACCGGTGAAGTCTATGGCGGCTGGCTGCGTCGCAACTACGACGACGCCCGCTACCCGACCATCAGCAAGCCGTTGTTCGGCGGTGCGCTGACCTGGTATCCGACCGAGCTGACGACGGTGAACGTCAACGTCGATCGCAGCGTCGATGAAACGCTGGCGCCGGGCTTCTCGGGCTATACGACCACGTCGTTCAGCCTGAACTGGACTCACGAGCTGACCCGCACCTTCCAGCTGAACGGCGGCGGGCGTTACGGCCACCTCAATTACGGCCTTTCGAGCATCGGTACGGTGGATCGGTCGGATGACACGTACGGCCTGAACGTCGGCATCCGCTACATTCTCAACCGCAACATCTACACCAGCCTCGGCTATGATTATTCGGCGCGCCAATCGACCGCTGTCGGCGTTGGCTCCGATTTCAAACGTCACAAGGTTCTGGCGACCGTCGGCATCCAGATGTGA
- a CDS encoding aldo/keto reductase: MEYRQLGASGLRVPALSFGTGTFGGTGPLFGAWGTSDTADARRLIDICLDAGVTLFDTADVYSDGASEKVLGQAIRGRRDDVLISTKTGLPMGDGPQDWGSSRARLLRAVDASLGRLGTDHIDLLQLHAFDASTPTEELMDTLGRLIAAGKVRYAGVSNYPGWQLMKAQGLATAKGWPRLVAHQVYYSLIGRAYEADLMPLGLDQGVGALVWSPLGWGRLTGKIGRGRPLPEGSRLHATEQFAPPVETEFLYRVIDALESVAVETGRSVPQIAINWLLRRPTVASVIIGARNEEQLRQNLGAVGWSLTAEQVALLDAASDVLPPYPHTPYRQQEGFARLAPAAI; encoded by the coding sequence ATGGAATATCGGCAACTGGGTGCCTCGGGCCTGCGGGTGCCCGCGCTCAGCTTCGGGACGGGAACCTTCGGCGGCACGGGGCCGCTCTTCGGCGCCTGGGGCACGAGCGACACAGCGGACGCACGGCGTCTGATCGATATCTGCCTGGACGCGGGCGTGACGCTCTTCGATACGGCCGACGTCTATTCCGATGGCGCCTCGGAAAAGGTTCTGGGGCAGGCGATACGCGGCCGCCGCGATGACGTACTCATTTCCACCAAGACAGGTTTGCCCATGGGGGATGGACCGCAGGATTGGGGCTCATCGCGCGCCCGCTTGCTGCGGGCGGTCGATGCCTCTCTGGGCCGGCTTGGCACGGATCACATCGATCTGCTCCAGTTGCACGCCTTCGACGCCTCGACCCCGACCGAGGAACTGATGGACACGCTTGGTCGGCTGATCGCGGCAGGAAAGGTGCGCTATGCGGGCGTCTCCAATTATCCGGGTTGGCAGCTCATGAAGGCGCAGGGGCTCGCGACGGCCAAAGGCTGGCCGCGCCTCGTCGCGCATCAGGTCTATTACTCGCTGATCGGGCGCGCCTATGAAGCGGACCTGATGCCGCTTGGCCTCGATCAGGGCGTCGGCGCGCTGGTCTGGAGCCCGCTCGGCTGGGGGCGCCTCACCGGCAAGATCGGACGCGGCCGGCCGTTGCCCGAAGGCAGCCGGCTGCACGCGACCGAACAATTCGCCCCACCGGTCGAAACCGAATTTCTCTATCGCGTGATCGACGCACTGGAGTCCGTCGCTGTCGAAACGGGCCGCAGCGTCCCGCAGATCGCAATCAACTGGCTGCTTCGACGTCCCACTGTCGCGTCGGTCATCATCGGCGCGCGCAACGAGGAGCAGCTACGGCAGAATCTCGGCGCCGTCGGATGGTCGCTTACCGCGGAGCAGGTGGCGCTCCTGGACGCCGCCAGCGATGTGCTGCCGCCCTATCCGCATACGCCGTACCGTCAGCAGGAGGGTTTTGCCCGTCTTGCTCCCGCCGCCATCTGA
- a CDS encoding MFS transporter — MKLNPGLLALATGAFGIGVTEFAPMGLLPLMATDLGVSIPAAGLLISAYALGVMLGAPLMTLTTGRVPRRRLLIGLAAIFTAGNVLSAVSDSYGMLLVARMITSLNHGAFFGVGSIVAAGLVPPQRQAGAVAAMFMGLTIANVVGVPLATWAGAYLGWRAAFWGIAVLGVATMAALRLTLPALPAPQDGNAMAELRVLGRGRVLGALGLTVVGASAMFTVFTYIVPILREVTHASLGFVTAMLIIYGVGLTIGNWLGGKFADRSVDRTLLVTLSSLCAILVGYALVMPSPVASAAIILLWGIASFALVPPLQIRVMAAAADAPNLASSVNIGAFNLGNAIGAALGGGVIAAGLGYPAVAIAGALTSAIGLAILAMTIRTTDPKPCEQVLCEA; from the coding sequence ATGAAACTCAATCCCGGATTGCTCGCGCTCGCTACCGGCGCCTTCGGAATCGGCGTGACGGAATTCGCGCCAATGGGTCTCCTGCCGCTCATGGCAACCGACCTCGGCGTGTCGATTCCCGCCGCGGGTCTGCTCATAAGCGCCTATGCGCTCGGCGTCATGCTCGGCGCGCCGTTGATGACACTCACGACCGGCCGTGTTCCCCGTCGACGTCTCCTCATCGGGCTGGCGGCGATCTTCACCGCGGGAAACGTGCTGTCGGCGGTATCCGACAGCTATGGCATGCTGCTGGTCGCGCGGATGATAACGTCGCTCAATCATGGTGCCTTCTTCGGCGTCGGCTCGATCGTCGCGGCGGGCCTCGTGCCGCCGCAGCGGCAAGCGGGCGCGGTGGCGGCGATGTTCATGGGGCTCACCATTGCCAATGTCGTCGGCGTGCCGCTCGCCACCTGGGCGGGCGCCTATCTGGGCTGGCGAGCCGCCTTCTGGGGCATCGCCGTCCTGGGCGTTGCGACGATGGCGGCGCTACGCCTGACGTTACCTGCCCTTCCCGCCCCGCAGGACGGTAACGCCATGGCCGAACTGCGTGTGCTCGGCCGTGGGCGGGTGCTCGGTGCGCTGGGGCTGACGGTCGTGGGGGCGAGCGCGATGTTTACGGTCTTCACCTACATCGTGCCGATCCTGCGCGAGGTGACGCACGCCTCGCTCGGCTTCGTCACCGCGATGCTCATCATCTACGGTGTGGGCCTCACCATCGGCAACTGGCTGGGCGGCAAATTCGCGGACCGTTCCGTCGATCGCACCCTGCTGGTGACGCTGTCATCGCTCTGCGCGATCCTCGTGGGCTACGCGCTGGTCATGCCCTCCCCCGTCGCAAGCGCGGCAATTATCCTCTTGTGGGGAATCGCCAGTTTTGCGCTAGTGCCGCCTCTGCAAATTCGCGTGATGGCGGCCGCGGCGGATGCTCCGAACCTGGCCTCGTCCGTCAACATCGGCGCGTTCAACCTTGGAAACGCGATCGGTGCGGCACTGGGCGGCGGTGTGATTGCCGCCGGGCTTGGGTATCCGGCGGTCGCCATAGCCGGCGCCCTGACCTCGGCGATCGGCCTGGCAATTCTAGCGATGACGATCCGCACGACCGATCCGAAGCCATGTGAGCAGGTTCTTTGCGAGGCGTAG